A single region of the Salmo salar chromosome ssa16, Ssal_v3.1, whole genome shotgun sequence genome encodes:
- the fam43a gene encoding protein FAM43A: MLPWKKNKFDLIEEDKQSKQKGYAVSLNYSALTSFAKSCPESALNRVGSMFKTKRKKVKITSEDPTYTVLYLGNATTIQSKGEGCTDVAVSKIWGKSEMGKNGTKMKLTISSQGIRMVHVDDKARRPGHLYLLHRITYCVADPRLPKIFAWIYRHEMKHKAVMLRCHAVLVSKPEKAKAMALLLYQTSATALSEFKRLKRRDDARHQQQQLIGEQTIPLVPLRKLLNGQCYYKPPVERSRSAPKLGSITEDLIGEEEEEKAMHFECEDILDTDDDCVGNGKQELSQIISDLGEMSIGNDVQTLKADLRVTRLLSGESTGSESSIESNQEPISVSNGFEEGKMQEIS, encoded by the coding sequence ATGCTGCCTTGGAAGAAGAATAAGTTCGACTTGATTGAGGAAGATAAACAGTCGAAGCAGAAGGGTTATGCCGTGAGTTTGAACTACTCTGCCCTGACCTCCTTTGCCAAGTCTTGCCCGGAGAGTGCTTTGAACAGGGTTGGAAGCATGTTCAAGACAAAAAGGAAAAAGGTTAAAATTACCAGTGAGGACCCCACCTACACTGTCCTCTACCTGGGTAATGCCACCACCATCCAGTCGAAAGGAGAAGGCTGTACAGACGTGGCTGTGAGCAAAATTTGGGGCAAGAGCGAAATGGGCAAAAATGGCACGAAGATGAAACTGACCATCAGCTCGCAGGGTATCCGAATGGTGCATGTGGACGACAAGGCGAGGAGACCGGGACATTTGTATTTATTGCACCGGATAACCTATTGCGTTGCGGACCCAAGGCTACCCAAAATTTTCGCTTGGATATACAGACATGAGATGAAGCACAAGGCAGTGATGCTGCGGTGCCATGCGGTGCTGGTGTCCAAGCCGGAGAAGGCAAAGGCCATGGCACTACTTTTGTACCAGACCTCGGCGACAGcgctttctgaatttaaaagacTTAAAAGGAGGGACGATGCAAGGCACCAGCAACAGCAGCTGATAGGGGAACAAACCATACCCCTTGTGCCCCTCCGGAAGCTTCTAAACGGACAGTGTTATTACAAACCGCCGGTGGAGCGCAGCAGGAGCGCGCCCAAATTGGGCTCTATCACAGAGGACTTGatcggggaggaggaagaggagaaagcgATGCACTTTGAGTGTGAGGACATTTTAGACACGGATGACGATTGTGTGGGCAATGGTAAACAGGAGCTGTCCCAGATCATCAGTGACCTTGGAGAGATGAGCATAGGAAACGACGTACAAACACTAAAAGCGGACCTTAGGGTTACACGACTCCTCTCTGGGGAGAGCACGGGCAGCGAGTCGTCAATAGAAAGCAACCAGGAGCCAATTTCCGTCTCAAACGGATTCGAGGAGGGGAAGATGCAGGAAATATCATGA